The genome window TATGCGAATAACAATATTACGATAGAAAACATCTTATTTTAAACACTGTTGATTGAGTTATcaagaaaatgaaattaaaaccattaaataaacaatttattgataatattaactACTGCATATACTTTCCTAGTGTTAGATTGcagattatttaaataaactcGGTAGCTCAGGGGCTCGCAGTGATCGCAGCAAGACGGCTCTTGCACACACAGTCATTAAATTGATTTACAAGCACTGAACACACCAGGGATTTGTTAGGGTTTTGGGAATAACATTCCAGGACCTGAAAACGAGTAAtacattttgaattaaaaatttaaacaaacataaaacaagTCATAAATAAACAAGTCAATAATTTGCTAAGCTTTACATACTTGTGATGTCTAATACATAgctttgtttaataaaattctTTTTATTAATCAAGATCAAATAACAATGGCATTGCATacaccaaataaataaattaacccTTCAATCcgcaagcggcagccggctgccatataatagcaattgaaaatctatttgtGTCTGTGATACTcacaatggaggtgttaatATACACATAGAAAAAAGCATATTCTAAGAAACTTTAATTCTTTTACTGAGAAAAATAATTTAGTGGGAATCAGgagtcaatattttattaaagcataaataatgtaaaaatgtaAAGTTACCTTAGCTTTTTCTTCTTGGCATGGAGGTAGTTTGGTGGCGATTTTATCTGCTTTTACCAATTCAAATAACTCATTTGCTTCTTTAAGAGTTTTCTGGTATTCTATGTGCATTCCACTATTAATTTTTTCATGGGCCCTCTTCAAGTTTTCTATGCGGTGCACCCAATAAGCTTCTTCTGCTGCATGCTTTTGTGTATCATATACTGGAGGTGGTGGCGCATACTGCTGTGGACTTGGTTGTTCGATTTTCTAGAACATTAGCGTAAACATGTAGACTTAAATTGGTTTTTGCGGTTCACTTttgaaggttatattatgtcaaacaaTGACTCGAAGATGTAAGAATTTTAGGCAAAACTGCTCCAAATATTTCGGTAATAAAAACATCTCAACACAGGTTAGTTTACAGTCTTGAcactaatttatattatgtaatattgt of Aricia agestis chromosome 9, ilAriAges1.1, whole genome shotgun sequence contains these proteins:
- the LOC121730265 gene encoding MICOS complex subunit MIC19, whose translation is MGGSQSTRKLSVDNDNAIQVSQEALDRIQSQLSANKIEQPSPQQYAPPPPVYDTQKHAAEEAYWVHRIENLKRAHEKINSGMHIEYQKTLKEANELFELVKADKIATKLPPCQEEKAKVLECYSQNPNKSLVCSVLVNQFNDCVCKSRLAAITASP